In Plodia interpunctella isolate USDA-ARS_2022_Savannah chromosome 1, ilPloInte3.2, whole genome shotgun sequence, one DNA window encodes the following:
- the LOC128671724 gene encoding trypsin-5-like, producing the protein MIVVFTLIMVLKLEFAYAHLKNLGPVYTNWTSEEVMVFSMVAGGSRTKLSKYPFNVKVLNFGSLCGGSIITVKHVLTAAHCFEYNDHIGDMQVISNSEGVFSVGAIFHDIWDFKIHEGYGVGSTFANDVAVLIIHGQFTYGPKVKKAILVHHPHWMTENETTFIVTGWGETENAGENNYQIMREAELRYISRENCVKMIHTELTPDMFCLFGDGIKDTGRGDSGGGVLWNDQIVGITSHARFYNDAAMCAGAILSSYSVLTSAHCLDHNDDINLMAVVVGSQSLTDYRGQWAGIVKSVVHEEYNISVQFSCDVAVLFLSQKLEFSKTVQRVVIAHNNDWMKHQQDDFLVSGWGRTSYNGDVSPVLLMTKLHYIDREKCERLNGIKLSPDIFCLYGSGKSDACKGDSGGGVMWKGMLVGLTSHGNGGCSVIDKPTMFANIWYLRNWIEKQVNEFVRSDCVNTSSEKHMKLKIKKLIRIKGF; encoded by the exons ATGATCGTAGTTTTCACATTAATAATGgttttaaaattggaatttgCGTACgctcatttaaaaaatttgggTCCGGTATATACAAACTGGACATCTGAAGAAGTTATGGTGTTTTCTATGGTTGCTGGCGGTAGTCGCACCAAGTTGTCTAAATATCCATTCAATGTGAAAGTCCTAAATTTCGGCAGTTTGTGTGGAGGTTCTATAATAACGGTCAAACATGTACTCACTGCGGCCCACTGCTTTGAGTACAATGATCACATCGGTGACATGCAGGTGATATCTA attcagAAGGTGTATTTAGCGTTGGTGCAATTTTTCATGATATCTGGGATTTTAAGATCCACGAAGGATATGGTGTTGGGTCAACTTTCGCCAATGATGTTGCAGTGTTAATAATTCACGGGCAATTCACATATGGGCCAAAGGTCAAGAAAGCAATTTTGGTTCATCATCCTCACTGGATGACTGAAAATGAAACGACATTTATAGTGACTGGTTGGGGTGAAACTGAG aATGCAGGTGAAAATAACTACCAAATCATGAGGGAGGCTGAGCTGAGGTACATTTCCCGAGAGAACTGCGTCAAGATGATACATACGGAGCTGACGCCCGACATGTTCTGCTTGTTTGGCGACGGGATCAAGGACACGGGACGAGGCGATTCGGGGGGAGGCGTGCTTTGGAACGA cCAAATTGTCGGGATTACTTCTCATG CCAGGTTCTACAACGACGCGGCTATGTGTGCAGGCGCCATCCTTAGCAGCTATAGTGTGCTGACTTCCGCTCACTGCCTGGATCACAATGATGACATTAATTTAATGGCAGTCGTCGTCG GGTCGCAGTCTCTGACGGACTATAGAGGTCAATGGGCCGGGATCGTAAAGTCCGTGGTTCACGAAGAATACAACATATCCGTTCAGTTTTCTTGTGACGTAGCAGTTCTGTTCTTGAGCCAGAAGTTGGAGTTCAGTAAGACCGTCCAGAGGGTCGTTATAGCTCACAACAACGACTGGATGAAGCATCAGCAAGATGACTTTCTTGTTTCTGGATGGGGCCGCACATCA TATAACGGTGACGTGTCCCCGGTACTGCTTATGACCAAATTGCATTATATTGATCGCGAAAAGTGTGAAAGACTGAATGGAATCAAACTTTCTCCAGACATATTCTGTTTATATGGTTCTGGCAAGAGTGACGCATGCAAAGGAGATTCCGGGGGCGGCGTCATGTGGAAAGG GATGTTGGTTGGCCTAACATCTCATGGCAATGGTGGGTGCTCAGTAATAGATAAACCAACTATGTTTGCCAATATTTGGTATCTCAGAAATTGGATTGAAAAACAAGTTAATGAATTCGTACGAAGTGATTGTGTCAATACGTCCTCGGAAAAgcatatgaaattaaaaattaaaaagttgatAAGAATAAAAGGATTTTAG
- the LOC128671766 gene encoding trypsin 5G1-like, whose amino-acid sequence MSVLLLLLYTTSTNCYRYLPHSEERFSYVNARNKHPVKITDVPHQALVVYDNEYCSGSLIFSRIVLTVASCFVQADVDIKCSVKLGANTVTGVGQIIPVIEKKIHEYYKHEVPLNNDIALLVLERNVVFGLNVRKVIIVEPEIIIRTGTTIDVTGWGGSNLPMKYVHRLLLSEMKIATDEECEQKYGKLKTHSNFCARYQPERRLSDNGGSALYKDHDIDLLVGMLSFGGSFTEEHECLALFTNISYFHRWIIFNSQRLLMKHCIDENTMYSSYEYNDSEMDSYEYEVRQYV is encoded by the exons ATGTCTGT gttaCTTCTACTCCTCTACACCACATCGACAAACTGCTATCGGTATCTCCCACACTCGGAAGAGCGGTTCTCATACGTAAACGCGCGGAACAAACACCCAGTGAAGATAACGGACGTACCCCATCAAGCGCTGGTGGTTTACGACAACGAATACTGCTCAGGGAGTCTCATCTTCAGCAGGATAGTGCTGACGGTAGCCAGCTGCTTCGTGCAGGCGGACGTGGATATCAAGTGCTCGGTCAAACTCGGCGCGAACACTGTCACTGGTGTTGG gcAAATAATTCCggttattgaaaaaaaaattcatgaatattataaacatgaaGTGCCTCTAAACAACGATATTGCCTTGTTGGTACTTGAg cGTAATGTTGTTTTCGGATTAAACGTTAGAAAAGTTATCATAGTTGAACCTGAAATTATCATTCGTACGGGTACCACAATAGATGTGACTGGATGGGGTGGAtca AATTTGCCCATGAAGTACGTGCACCGCCTGTTGTTATCCGAAATGAAAATAGCAACTGATGAAGAATGTGAACAGAAGTATGGAAAGCTGAAAACACATTCCAATTTTTGTGCCAGATATCAACCG GAACGACGACTAAGCGATAACGGAGGTTCAGCACTGTACAAAGACCATGACATAGATTTATTGGTTGGTATGCTGTCATTTGGAGGCTCCTTCACTGAAGAACATGAATGTTTAGCTTTATTCACGAATATCTCTTACTTTCACAG gtgGATCATCTTCAACAGCCAACGCCTTTTGATGAAGCACTGTATTGATGAAAACACAATGTATTCCTCCTACGAATACAATGATAGCGAAATGGATTCCTATGAATATGAAGTTCGACAATATGTTTAA